A single Chryseobacterium sp. DNA region contains:
- a CDS encoding sensor histidine kinase, whose product MCIPIILTTTTVKLLQKWINDNKKINELSNLTLNMELNELRNQINPHFLFNMLNNVKALIRTDPEKASVVIVKFSEFLRYQLYESGEEKTLLTSEIDFLSNFLNLEKIRRENFSFEIHTEADRRTINTCFIPPNLFTTFVENAVKHSIDISGKESYITIEIGIENKELHFKCVNSRNLDYSVLDKKSSGLGLANIKRRLELLYHTTFELRIDSGDEEYTVNLKIPI is encoded by the coding sequence ATGTGCATTCCTATTATTCTGACCACTACTACCGTCAAACTTCTGCAGAAATGGATCAATGATAATAAAAAAATCAATGAACTGAGTAATCTTACATTGAATATGGAACTAAATGAACTCAGAAATCAGATCAATCCGCACTTTCTGTTCAATATGCTGAATAATGTAAAGGCGCTGATCAGAACAGATCCTGAGAAAGCATCCGTCGTGATTGTAAAGTTTTCAGAGTTTCTGCGGTATCAGCTTTATGAAAGCGGTGAGGAAAAGACGTTGCTGACCTCAGAAATTGATTTTTTGTCTAATTTTTTAAATCTTGAAAAAATAAGACGGGAAAATTTCTCTTTTGAAATTCATACGGAAGCAGACAGAAGAACAATAAATACCTGTTTTATCCCTCCCAATCTATTTACAACCTTCGTAGAAAATGCAGTAAAACATAGTATTGATATCAGCGGAAAAGAATCTTATATTACAATAGAAATCGGTATTGAGAACAAAGAGCTCCATTTTAAATGTGTAAACTCCAGGAATCTGGATTACTCTGTTCTGGACAAAAAGAGCAGCGGACTTGGGCTTGCCAATATTAAGAGAAGGCTGGAACTTCTGTATCATACTACATTTGAACTCCGGATAGATTCCGGGGATGAAGAATATACCGTTAATTTAAAAATTCCAATATAA
- the gcvP gene encoding aminomethyl-transferring glycine dehydrogenase, whose translation MNTEQFVSRHISLNEADKQAMLEKLGVSSIEELISQTIPSSIRLEKDLEISEPLSEYEMLNHSKELASKNTDYTSYIGFGYHNTLLPSAIQRNIFENPSWYTAYTPYQAEIAQGRLEALLNFQTVVCDLTGFALANASLLDESTAAAEAMHMFFNNRTKDQKKAGANKFFVSDLVFPQTLSVLKTKAEGLEIEIVIGDHKTHPLDASYYGVLLQYPGKNGIVLDYTEDIVEYKKLDLQVAVACDPMALVKLKSPAEMGADCAVGTSQRFGIPLGYGGPHAAFFACREDYKRDIPGRIIGVSQDMYGKRALRMALQTREQHIKREKATSNICTAQVLLAVMAGMYAVYHGPKGLNYIADQIHFKANALKNGLKALGYQTVEEPIFDTVKIVMAEDEKGRLMRMMQDHRINLNYFTEGVVSVAINESTTLEKLNYLMTSFAQFKDKQSFKLEIKEGYSIPEENLRKDEILTEEVFNKYHTETELMRYIKRLERKDLSLTHSMISLGSCTMKLNAATEMLPLSWADWGSVHPFVPVDQAGGYQQMIAELEKDLAEITGFAGTSLQPNSGAQGEYAGLMVIREYHISRGDHHRNVVLIPQSAHGTNPASAAMAGMKIVVVKNLENGEIDFEDLKAKTEQHSENLSAVMITYPSTYGFFDANIKEITNLIHEHGGQVYMDGANMNAQVGFTSPGNIGADVCHLNLHKTFAIPHGGGGPGVGPICVAKHLVPFLPSNANIRIGAKEAIEGISAAPYGSGLILNISYAYIKMLGTDGLKKATGHAILNANYLKEILAEHFPILYSNDNGRVAHECIVDFRQFKSLGIEVADVAKRLMDYGFHAPTVSFPVAGTLMIEPTESESKSEIDRFAEALISIKKEIDEIANGEADAANNVLKNAPHTEQLVISDSWDKPYSREKAAYPLEWVRDHKFFASVSRVDEAYGDRNLVCTCEPIEAYM comes from the coding sequence ATGAATACAGAACAGTTTGTGAGCCGTCACATTTCCCTTAATGAAGCCGATAAACAGGCGATGTTGGAAAAGCTTGGCGTTTCTAGTATTGAAGAGTTAATTTCTCAAACCATTCCTTCTTCTATCCGCTTAGAAAAAGATCTTGAGATCTCGGAACCGCTTTCAGAATACGAAATGCTGAACCATTCCAAAGAGCTGGCATCAAAGAATACGGATTATACAAGTTATATCGGTTTCGGGTACCATAACACCTTGCTGCCATCAGCTATTCAAAGAAATATCTTTGAAAATCCGAGCTGGTATACGGCATATACACCTTATCAGGCGGAGATTGCCCAGGGAAGGCTGGAAGCTCTTCTTAATTTCCAGACTGTAGTATGTGACCTTACAGGTTTTGCATTAGCTAACGCATCTCTATTGGATGAGTCTACAGCAGCAGCTGAAGCTATGCATATGTTTTTCAACAACAGAACTAAAGACCAGAAGAAAGCAGGAGCCAATAAATTCTTCGTTTCCGACCTTGTTTTTCCTCAGACCCTTTCGGTATTAAAAACAAAAGCTGAAGGACTGGAAATTGAGATCGTCATCGGAGATCATAAAACACATCCGCTTGATGCTTCTTATTATGGTGTACTGTTGCAGTATCCCGGGAAAAACGGAATTGTTCTTGATTATACTGAAGATATTGTAGAATATAAAAAACTGGATCTTCAGGTGGCCGTTGCCTGTGATCCGATGGCTTTGGTAAAGCTGAAGTCTCCTGCTGAAATGGGAGCTGACTGTGCCGTAGGAACTTCACAAAGATTTGGTATTCCATTGGGCTACGGAGGTCCTCACGCAGCATTCTTTGCTTGTAGAGAAGATTATAAAAGAGATATTCCGGGAAGAATCATCGGGGTTTCTCAGGATATGTACGGAAAACGTGCATTAAGAATGGCTTTACAAACAAGAGAACAGCATATTAAAAGAGAAAAAGCAACTTCCAATATCTGTACAGCTCAGGTTCTTTTGGCAGTAATGGCGGGGATGTATGCTGTTTATCACGGTCCGAAAGGATTAAACTATATCGCTGATCAGATCCACTTTAAAGCAAATGCATTAAAGAACGGTCTTAAGGCATTAGGATACCAAACCGTAGAAGAGCCGATCTTCGATACGGTGAAAATCGTAATGGCTGAAGATGAGAAAGGCAGACTGATGAGAATGATGCAGGATCACAGAATCAACCTTAATTACTTTACTGAAGGAGTGGTAAGTGTTGCAATCAATGAAAGTACAACATTAGAGAAATTAAACTATCTGATGACTTCTTTCGCTCAGTTTAAAGATAAGCAGAGCTTCAAATTGGAAATCAAAGAAGGATACAGCATTCCTGAAGAAAATTTAAGAAAGGATGAAATCCTTACAGAAGAAGTATTCAACAAATACCATACTGAAACAGAATTGATGCGTTACATCAAGCGTCTTGAGAGAAAAGATTTATCATTGACGCATTCAATGATCTCTTTAGGATCTTGTACAATGAAACTGAACGCAGCGACTGAAATGTTGCCGCTGTCTTGGGCAGATTGGGGAAGTGTACACCCGTTCGTACCGGTAGATCAGGCTGGCGGATATCAGCAGATGATTGCAGAACTTGAAAAAGATCTTGCTGAGATCACCGGTTTTGCAGGAACTTCATTACAGCCGAATTCAGGAGCTCAGGGTGAATATGCAGGATTAATGGTAATCAGAGAATACCACATTTCAAGAGGAGACCACCACAGAAATGTAGTATTGATTCCTCAGTCTGCACACGGAACAAATCCGGCTTCCGCAGCGATGGCAGGAATGAAGATCGTAGTCGTTAAAAACCTTGAAAACGGGGAAATCGACTTCGAAGACCTTAAAGCTAAAACAGAGCAGCATTCAGAGAATCTATCAGCGGTAATGATTACTTATCCGTCTACTTACGGATTCTTTGATGCGAATATTAAAGAAATTACCAACCTGATTCACGAACACGGAGGACAGGTATATATGGATGGTGCCAATATGAACGCGCAGGTAGGATTTACAAGTCCTGGAAATATCGGAGCTGACGTTTGCCACCTTAACCTTCACAAAACTTTTGCTATTCCTCACGGAGGCGGAGGTCCCGGAGTAGGGCCTATCTGTGTTGCTAAACACCTGGTTCCTTTCCTTCCTTCTAACGCGAATATCAGAATCGGAGCTAAAGAAGCGATCGAAGGTATTTCCGCAGCCCCTTACGGTTCAGGATTGATCCTTAACATTTCTTATGCTTACATCAAGATGTTGGGAACGGATGGTCTGAAAAAGGCTACAGGACATGCTATTCTAAATGCCAACTATCTTAAAGAAATATTGGCAGAGCATTTCCCTATCTTATATTCAAATGATAACGGAAGAGTAGCTCACGAATGTATCGTAGATTTCCGTCAGTTCAAATCTTTAGGAATTGAAGTAGCGGATGTAGCGAAGAGATTGATGGACTATGGTTTCCATGCGCCTACCGTTTCTTTCCCTGTTGCAGGAACATTGATGATTGAGCCTACGGAATCTGAAAGCAAGTCTGAAATCGACCGTTTTGCAGAAGCGTTGATCTCTATCAAAAAAGAAATTGATGAAATTGCAAATGGAGAAGCTGATGCAGCAAACAACGTATTGAAAAATGCTCCTCATACAGAGCAGTTGGTGATTTCCGATTCTTGGGACAAACCATACAGCAGAGAAAAGGCAGCTTATCCTCTGGAATGGGTAAGAGATCACAAATTCTTTGCTTCTGTATCAAGAGTAGATGAAGCTTACGGAGACAGAAACTTAGTGTGTACGTGTGAGCCGATTGAAGCTTATATGTAA
- a CDS encoding YggS family pyridoxal phosphate-dependent enzyme gives MKEDILHNLSIIDERIKNACEKSGRDPHQVKLLLATKTVSAERIKIALENGHSLIGENKVQELKEKYEALEPIPHENHFIGHLQTNKIKDILKYRVTCVQSLDRLDLAEKLHQKLLGENRTMDVLIQVNTSNEESKFGVVPDKALELTQKVSEFSTLQVKGLMTIGLFSAETEKVRACFKILKNLREEIILANIARVEMNELSMGMSGDLETAIEEGATIVRVGTAVFGPRLYPDRYYWDEGRNEEQ, from the coding sequence ATGAAAGAAGATATTCTCCACAACCTCAGTATTATCGATGAACGGATAAAGAATGCCTGCGAGAAGTCAGGAAGAGACCCGCATCAGGTTAAGCTGTTGCTGGCTACCAAGACTGTTTCTGCAGAACGAATCAAAATCGCTTTGGAAAACGGGCATTCTTTAATTGGAGAGAACAAAGTACAGGAACTGAAAGAGAAATATGAAGCTTTAGAACCAATACCTCACGAAAATCACTTCATCGGGCATCTGCAGACCAATAAAATCAAAGATATTCTGAAATATCGGGTAACCTGCGTCCAGTCTCTTGACCGGTTGGACCTTGCGGAAAAACTGCATCAAAAGCTTTTAGGAGAAAACAGAACCATGGATGTGCTGATCCAGGTGAATACCTCAAACGAAGAAAGTAAATTCGGCGTTGTTCCGGACAAAGCACTTGAACTGACCCAAAAAGTCTCCGAATTCTCTACATTACAGGTAAAAGGTTTAATGACCATTGGTCTTTTCAGTGCTGAAACAGAGAAAGTGAGAGCATGTTTTAAAATCCTGAAAAACCTCCGGGAAGAGATTATCCTTGCCAATATTGCCCGCGTTGAAATGAATGAGCTTTCCATGGGAATGAGCGGGGATCTGGAAACAGCTATTGAAGAAGGTGCTACGATCGTACGGGTAGGTACGGCAGTCTTCGGGCCAAGACTCTATCCGGACAGGTATTACTGGGATGAAGGAAGAAACGAAGAGCAGTAA
- a CDS encoding AAA family ATPase: MNLYNLIIQDKEQVNFNDIFLDETNEELLTQLIKEHTYVKELQEYGLPVNNKILLQGSSGCGKTMTAKAVANVLGKNIIILNLSNIVSSRIGETSQNIKMIFDKAARERSVLFLDELDQIGKARGSDDKDVGEMRRLVNTLIQLIDYYPENALLLCATNHPEIIDTAILRRFQLKINYKMPSAEFLDTFYDQLLRPFPEDLKNIERKYALSFAEAKDHALTSVKAALIKKLEAKETIQS, translated from the coding sequence ATGAATCTGTACAATCTTATTATTCAGGACAAAGAACAAGTCAACTTCAATGATATATTTCTTGATGAAACCAATGAAGAACTGCTCACACAGCTCATCAAGGAGCATACCTACGTTAAAGAATTACAGGAGTACGGCTTACCGGTCAATAATAAGATCCTGCTTCAGGGAAGTTCAGGCTGCGGAAAGACTATGACTGCAAAAGCAGTAGCAAATGTCTTAGGTAAAAATATTATCATTCTCAATCTGAGTAATATCGTTTCATCGCGTATCGGGGAAACTTCCCAGAATATAAAAATGATATTTGATAAAGCTGCAAGAGAAAGATCCGTTCTCTTCCTTGACGAGCTGGATCAGATCGGAAAAGCACGGGGAAGTGATGATAAGGATGTGGGTGAAATGAGAAGACTGGTCAACACATTGATCCAATTGATCGACTATTATCCTGAAAATGCATTGTTACTCTGCGCAACCAATCATCCTGAAATTATTGATACCGCAATATTGAGGCGTTTTCAGCTAAAGATCAATTATAAAATGCCTTCCGCTGAATTCCTGGATACTTTCTATGATCAGCTGCTCAGGCCGTTCCCGGAAGATCTGAAAAACATTGAAAGAAAATATGCCCTCTCTTTTGCAGAAGCTAAAGACCATGCCCTTACATCGGTAAAGGCTGCCCTGATCAAGAAACTTGAAGCTAAGGAAACGATCCAGTCATGA
- a CDS encoding SMR family transporter, producing MGRSYIFLALAIIFEIIATTFLKKSEEFSKLWPSVVTVTGYACAFYFLSLTLRQIPVGITYAIWSGVGIVFITMIGIIAFKQVPDLPAIIGIALIVAGVIVINVFSKMGTH from the coding sequence ATGGGACGCAGTTATATTTTCCTTGCCTTAGCAATTATATTTGAGATCATAGCCACCACTTTTCTGAAAAAATCTGAAGAATTTTCAAAATTATGGCCTTCCGTGGTGACTGTAACAGGATATGCCTGTGCTTTTTATTTCTTAAGTCTTACCCTTCGTCAGATTCCTGTAGGGATCACCTATGCGATCTGGTCAGGAGTAGGGATCGTTTTTATTACCATGATCGGAATTATAGCTTTTAAGCAGGTGCCGGACTTACCGGCGATTATCGGAATTGCACTGATTGTGGCTGGAGTTATTGTGATTAATGTTTTCTCAAAAATGGGAACGCATTAA
- a CDS encoding ankyrin repeat domain-containing protein, whose translation MKTKSFFIVLSLLTFNSVYSQKIFTAIKDQDFERVSKLIEKGENVNQKSKEDGITPLYAAAGTGNAKIVELLIKKGADVNMPLETTATSLNFAAQEGNIKIVELLLKNNANPNFQDANGWSALRFATRNNKIEVVKLLIENKAEVDTKANDDATPLASAIGKGYLNIAEYLIKNGANINNIDKDHETPIMYCAQGGNLETVKFLLQYKPDLTIKNKDGKTALDLAKEKNNPEIVKLLQ comes from the coding sequence ATGAAAACTAAAAGCTTTTTCATTGTTTTATCATTATTAACCTTTAATTCTGTGTATTCACAAAAAATATTTACTGCCATTAAAGATCAGGATTTTGAGAGGGTCAGTAAGCTTATAGAAAAAGGAGAGAATGTCAACCAAAAATCAAAAGAAGACGGCATTACCCCTTTATATGCTGCAGCAGGAACTGGAAATGCAAAAATTGTTGAGCTGCTTATTAAAAAGGGCGCTGACGTGAATATGCCGTTAGAAACTACGGCAACATCGTTGAATTTTGCCGCGCAGGAAGGAAATATAAAAATTGTTGAGTTGCTTTTAAAAAACAACGCAAATCCAAATTTTCAAGATGCAAACGGATGGTCAGCTTTAAGATTTGCGACAAGAAACAATAAAATAGAAGTAGTGAAGCTTTTGATAGAAAACAAAGCTGAAGTGGATACCAAAGCCAATGATGATGCAACACCACTCGCATCAGCTATCGGGAAAGGCTATTTGAACATTGCGGAATATCTTATTAAAAATGGCGCAAACATCAATAATATTGACAAAGACCATGAAACTCCAATAATGTATTGTGCTCAGGGAGGAAATTTGGAAACCGTAAAATTTTTGCTGCAATACAAACCCGATCTGACGATTAAAAATAAAGATGGGAAAACAGCTTTAGATTTAGCAAAAGAAAAGAACAACCCGGAAATAGTAAAACTTTTACAATAG
- a CDS encoding T9SS type A sorting domain-containing protein, translating into MNKILFLFCGLSYALTAAQTAFPQDIVIDDSYGVIRPNKVISVDFDNDGKTDILTNSTTYYTKIVWLRNDQINNGFRHAQTLYTHTDTIVDFDAKDVTGDGITDIIFSTATGLFMLKGTAAGPNPAFTAPITIIDVKVPVFQVVDVDGDGYQDIYWHQSNGTFWRKNDGTGNFTVSKKVLASPPEISFMKDLDHDNKPDLIKKSGFDVEWHKNDGTGTFTFKQKILGVAGLQLQTGDVDADGDTDLIYVYDNVGTQIRWFKNLNGSGNFSTEQIMSNIPYNPANIENYIPDRYKLKMLDVDNDGKQDVVFSVYWDKKLYWKKNLGNGAFGPDQLITDAVRGVISFDIGDFNQDTKKDIAVASFLDNRIGWYQNTTGSGNFGPEKIITESIDGLNKISTGDIDGDGDHDLLASSAADGKLTWYQNTNGQGAFSGMQKIIAKGLYSVTDAALVDMDGDGDKDVVVNYREVINANLTHHKIVWYENAGGGNFTTQHVVVGDQTIDILRIACADFDNDGDVDIVSASRDNRIAWFKNDGTGNFGPAQTFTVPVSGKTVLGIRIDDFDGDGDKDILISYNNDEIVWHENADGLGAFTTRHLVIHDMHCPMDIYSEDMDNDGDKDILFVNYYQNEVGWFENLDGLGNYGPKKVVASGTMNYMVHPRSVFAKDMDGDGLKDLLTTSNVAPKFRWYKNNGNKTFDGTPRLISNNIGRVASMEASDLNGDGVSELIAGCEKGEALLTDRPNMITWFETYTAFQNKTKGKIRYDIDNNGCDANDTAASMIMVSTQNANNTYSTFTNGNGEYTIIAGQGQYTTFVDTSLPNYTVNPQNHSYTFTSTGVTDIADFCIAPNQVYKDLEVSIYPVLAARPGFDTKYRMVVRNKGTQKVSGQISLAYNDAKMNFLQASSAVASQTNGNVSFNYQDFAPFQTKTIDLRFNVLPMPANNIGEQLHINGTAIVFGDVTPADNEFSLRQTVVGSYDPNDITVLEGSQIPLQDAGEYLHYIIRFQNTGNHFAEKVRIHNILDAKLDWSTLSLESYSHPSEVKIINGNDVEFNFNAIYLPGTNDEPNSHGYIAYKIKPKANVQVNDIVHNVADIYFDYNPAVVTNTVSTKIIDQMLGTKEQVKNTVHIYPNPTAGIIHLNTGSVPEKVEVYNALGQKVKTFRNASRVDLSDLAAGVYMLNVTSKKDGLTAVKVLKK; encoded by the coding sequence ATGAACAAAATTTTATTTCTTTTTTGTGGTCTTTCTTATGCTTTGACGGCTGCACAGACCGCTTTTCCTCAGGATATCGTGATTGACGACAGCTATGGGGTAATCCGACCCAATAAAGTCATATCCGTAGATTTCGATAATGATGGAAAGACAGATATTCTTACCAATTCAACCACTTACTATACCAAAATAGTCTGGCTCAGGAATGATCAGATCAATAACGGCTTTCGACATGCCCAAACCTTGTATACCCATACAGACACGATAGTTGATTTTGATGCCAAGGATGTAACAGGTGACGGAATAACGGATATTATTTTCAGTACAGCCACTGGTCTTTTTATGCTTAAAGGAACCGCTGCGGGCCCTAATCCTGCTTTTACGGCGCCTATCACGATTATCGATGTGAAAGTTCCTGTGTTTCAGGTGGTGGATGTAGACGGAGACGGTTATCAGGATATTTACTGGCACCAGAGTAACGGAACATTTTGGAGAAAAAATGATGGTACCGGAAACTTTACAGTCAGTAAAAAGGTACTTGCCTCTCCTCCCGAGATTTCCTTTATGAAAGATCTGGATCATGATAATAAACCGGATCTGATCAAAAAGTCCGGATTTGATGTGGAGTGGCATAAAAATGACGGGACGGGAACTTTTACTTTTAAACAGAAGATTTTAGGAGTAGCAGGCCTTCAGCTTCAGACTGGGGATGTAGATGCGGATGGAGATACCGATCTTATCTATGTCTACGATAATGTGGGGACACAGATCAGGTGGTTCAAAAACCTTAACGGGTCGGGGAATTTTTCCACTGAACAAATCATGTCCAATATTCCTTACAATCCGGCTAATATTGAAAACTATATTCCTGACAGATACAAACTGAAAATGCTGGATGTTGACAATGATGGTAAACAGGATGTGGTATTCAGCGTCTACTGGGATAAGAAGCTGTATTGGAAAAAGAATCTCGGAAATGGAGCCTTTGGTCCGGATCAGCTGATTACTGATGCGGTAAGAGGAGTAATATCATTTGATATAGGTGATTTTAATCAGGATACAAAGAAAGATATAGCAGTTGCTTCATTTCTGGATAATAGAATTGGCTGGTATCAGAATACGACAGGCTCAGGGAATTTTGGACCTGAAAAGATCATTACCGAAAGTATTGACGGACTTAATAAAATCTCAACCGGTGATATTGATGGCGATGGTGACCATGATCTATTAGCCTCTTCCGCAGCAGATGGAAAGCTTACCTGGTACCAGAATACAAACGGACAGGGAGCCTTCTCCGGAATGCAGAAAATAATTGCCAAAGGATTATATTCGGTAACCGATGCTGCTTTGGTAGATATGGATGGAGACGGTGATAAAGATGTTGTAGTAAATTACCGAGAGGTAATAAATGCTAACCTGACCCATCATAAGATTGTTTGGTATGAAAATGCCGGCGGCGGGAACTTTACCACTCAGCATGTAGTGGTGGGGGATCAGACGATTGATATCCTTAGAATAGCATGTGCTGATTTTGACAATGATGGTGATGTGGATATCGTATCAGCTTCAAGAGACAACAGGATCGCATGGTTTAAAAATGATGGTACAGGTAATTTTGGCCCGGCACAGACTTTTACTGTTCCGGTAAGCGGTAAAACAGTACTGGGCATCAGAATAGATGATTTTGATGGGGATGGAGATAAGGACATTCTTATATCTTATAATAATGATGAAATTGTTTGGCATGAAAATGCAGATGGATTGGGAGCATTTACCACCAGGCATCTGGTTATTCATGATATGCATTGTCCGATGGATATTTATTCGGAAGATATGGATAATGACGGGGATAAGGATATCCTGTTTGTCAATTATTATCAGAATGAAGTGGGATGGTTTGAAAATTTGGACGGATTAGGAAATTACGGTCCTAAAAAAGTGGTTGCAAGCGGTACCATGAATTATATGGTACATCCAAGGTCTGTATTTGCCAAGGATATGGATGGAGACGGCCTGAAAGATCTGCTTACAACTTCCAATGTGGCCCCAAAGTTCAGGTGGTATAAAAATAACGGGAATAAGACATTTGACGGCACACCAAGGCTGATCAGCAACAATATCGGACGTGTAGCCTCTATGGAAGCTTCAGACCTGAATGGTGACGGCGTTTCTGAGCTTATTGCTGGATGTGAAAAGGGAGAAGCATTGTTGACGGACAGACCCAATATGATCACCTGGTTTGAAACGTATACGGCTTTTCAAAATAAAACCAAAGGAAAAATTCGCTATGATATCGATAACAATGGATGTGATGCGAATGATACTGCTGCATCTATGATCATGGTGTCTACTCAGAATGCTAACAATACCTATTCTACTTTTACCAATGGAAATGGTGAATATACTATCATAGCAGGACAGGGGCAGTACACTACTTTTGTAGATACTTCACTTCCGAATTATACGGTGAATCCTCAAAATCATTCCTATACGTTTACTTCCACAGGAGTGACAGATATCGCTGATTTCTGTATTGCCCCTAATCAGGTGTATAAAGACCTTGAGGTAAGTATTTATCCGGTTTTGGCTGCAAGACCGGGATTTGATACGAAATACAGAATGGTTGTCCGCAATAAGGGAACCCAGAAAGTAAGCGGTCAGATTTCATTGGCCTATAACGATGCAAAGATGAATTTCCTTCAGGCTTCATCTGCGGTAGCCTCGCAAACCAACGGAAATGTAAGTTTTAATTACCAGGATTTTGCCCCTTTTCAGACCAAAACAATTGATCTGAGATTCAACGTTCTTCCAATGCCTGCCAATAATATTGGAGAGCAGCTGCATATCAACGGCACCGCTATCGTTTTCGGGGATGTTACCCCCGCAGATAACGAGTTCAGCCTGCGTCAAACGGTTGTAGGCTCTTATGATCCGAATGATATCACAGTGTTGGAAGGTTCCCAGATCCCTTTGCAGGATGCCGGTGAATATCTGCATTATATCATCCGTTTCCAGAATACCGGAAATCATTTTGCTGAAAAAGTGAGAATTCATAATATTCTGGACGCTAAACTAGATTGGTCTACGCTAAGCTTAGAATCTTACAGCCATCCAAGCGAAGTGAAAATTATCAACGGAAATGATGTGGAATTTAATTTTAATGCCATTTATCTTCCGGGAACCAATGATGAGCCCAATTCACATGGATACATTGCTTATAAGATAAAGCCTAAAGCCAATGTTCAGGTCAATGATATTGTACATAATGTAGCTGATATTTACTTTGATTATAATCCCGCAGTGGTTACCAATACCGTTTCAACAAAGATTATTGACCAGATGTTAGGAACCAAAGAACAGGTAAAAAATACAGTACATATCTATCCTAACCCTACGGCCGGAATTATTCATCTGAATACAGGATCGGTTCCTGAAAAAGTAGAAGTATACAATGCTTTGGGACAAAAAGTAAAAACATTCCGGAATGCCAGCAGAGTAGATCTCTCAGATTTGGCTGCCGGAGTCTATATGCTGAATGTAACTTCAAAAAAAGACGGCTTGACTGCCGTTAAGGTCCTTAAAAAATAA
- a CDS encoding DUF6268 family outer membrane beta-barrel protein, producing the protein MAGFQQVKANANIYFIKNKNWLLSTALNYRYTSLQTENPEVLQPASTHGDFHYHSEALTLSYFSKLLGKTSIYSASLSTDGSDEHFERIRGMVTASLILKANSKTKMMLGLAGIIDPSSQIPILPIFTYENRFSNGWVLDVLLPKKILVRKNISNNGRVSIGTEMDNTSYYIYHNNNTYEFRQIDLNSGAIYEHNLGGNLMGTFKAGIKTVLNTRVFNKEESFKNYIWEASYQPSFYFNAGISYNPFGRSGKK; encoded by the coding sequence GTGGCAGGCTTTCAGCAGGTGAAAGCCAATGCCAATATTTATTTTATTAAAAACAAAAACTGGCTTTTGAGTACAGCATTGAACTATCGATACACTTCGCTACAAACCGAAAACCCGGAGGTTTTACAGCCAGCCAGTACCCACGGAGATTTTCATTATCATTCGGAAGCTCTTACGCTAAGCTATTTCTCAAAATTATTAGGAAAAACATCCATCTACTCTGCCAGTCTATCCACAGATGGCAGCGATGAGCATTTTGAGCGGATCAGAGGAATGGTGACGGCCTCTCTGATTCTTAAAGCCAATTCAAAAACTAAAATGATGCTGGGGCTGGCAGGTATTATTGACCCCAGTTCGCAGATTCCCATACTTCCCATCTTTACCTATGAAAACAGGTTCAGTAACGGCTGGGTACTTGACGTCCTGCTTCCTAAAAAAATTCTGGTCAGAAAGAATATTTCTAACAACGGAAGAGTATCAATAGGAACAGAAATGGACAACACTTCTTATTATATCTATCATAATAACAATACTTATGAATTTCGCCAGATAGACCTGAATTCAGGAGCCATCTATGAACATAACCTTGGGGGAAATTTGATGGGAACTTTTAAGGCAGGAATAAAAACAGTACTGAACACACGGGTTTTCAATAAAGAGGAATCTTTTAAAAATTATATTTGGGAAGCAAGCTATCAGCCGTCATTTTATTTCAACGCCGGGATATCTTATAACCCATTTGGAAGATCAGGGAAGAAATAG